A window of the Lepisosteus oculatus isolate fLepOcu1 chromosome 14, fLepOcu1.hap2, whole genome shotgun sequence genome harbors these coding sequences:
- the LOC138242821 gene encoding uncharacterized protein, translating into MHSADTYILRHSEFVSLKPDEWLIGETIECYFQVAKESMDLGKKVFLMNHYTTGVIMSGNRERMARQRLSKVNFENYEAIISFFNTGVHWKLLYLYAPSQKVFVVDPMGSDEMGDSTAAAKRFRDFFKMRRNVLGKEDWLNINWHPSVIGHTRQADASSCGVFVMQMGADIINNFPDIPTYIEINSSAKEMRKLREDLSIRILEASAPLQDMCLMCGETPVRQTNWIQCDSCENWFHELCISKEEYESAKNEVTWICTFCQPQFGTVDE; encoded by the exons ATGCACAGTGCAGACACATATATTCTCAGACACTCGGAGTTTGTGTCTCTGAAACCAGATGAGTGGCTCATAGGCGAG ACCATTGAGTGTTACTTTCAAGTAGCGAAAGAATCCATGGACTTGGGGAAGAAGGTTTTCCTAATGAACCACTACACAACTGGTGTAATCATGAGTGGGAATAGAGAGCGCATGGCTAGACAACGTTTGTCCAAG GTCAACTTTGAAAACTATGAAGCCATTATTAGCTTTTTTAACACTGGTGTCCACTGGAAATTGTTG TATCTGTATGCTCCATCCCAGAAAGTCTTTGTGGTCGACCCTATGGGGAGTGATGAGATGGGAGACTCCACTGCAGCGGCAAAAAGGTTCAG GGACTTTTTTAAGATGCGAAGGAATGTCCTAGGAAAAGAAGACTGGTTGAATATCAACTGGCACCCAAGCGTGATTGGTCACACCAGGCAAGCAGATGCCTCAAGCTGTGGGGTCTTTGTGATGCAG ATGGGCGCAGACATCATTAACAATTTCCCGGATATTCCAACATATATCGAAATAAACAGCAGTGCCAAAGAAATGAGAAAGTTGCGGGAAGACCTGTCAATCAGAATTCTTGAGGCTTCAG CTCCTCTCCAGGACATGTGCCTGATGTGTGGAGAAACACCAGTGCGGCAGACAAACTGG ATTCAGTGTGACAGTTGTGAAAACTGGTTCCATGAATTGTGCATCTCAAAAGAAGAGTATGAAAGCGCAAAGAATGAAGTAACATGGATATGTACATTTTGCCAACCCCAGTTTG gcacTGTTGATGAGTGA